One Cohnella candidum genomic region harbors:
- the glyA gene encoding serine hydroxymethyltransferase → MDQLRQQDPEIVKALNLELGRQRDNIELIASENIVSPAVLQAMGTVLTNKYAEGYPGKRYYGGCEYVDIAEDIARNRAKELFGAEHANVQPHSGAQANMAVYLAALKTGDTVLGMNLAHGGHLTHGSPVNASGLFYNFVAYGVSEDTFTIDYDEVRKAAFKHRPRMIVAGASAYPRIIDFEKMAQIANDVGALLFVDMAHIAGLVAAGEHPSPVPHAHFVTTTTHKTLRGPRGGLILCRQPWAAAIDKAVFPGSQGGPLMHIIAAKAVALGEALQPSFKDYARNIVSNAKVLSEALLAEGLNLVSGGTDNHLMLIDTRNLNITGKDAEHVLDSVAITVNKNAIPFDPTSPFVTSGIRIGTPAVTSRAMGAEAMKTIAKVIAMTLKNPKDEATLRQARDLVRDLTAQYPLYPGLQY, encoded by the coding sequence ATGGATCAATTGCGCCAGCAAGACCCCGAAATCGTCAAAGCGTTAAACCTGGAGCTCGGCCGCCAGCGCGACAACATCGAGCTGATCGCTTCCGAGAACATCGTCAGCCCCGCCGTCCTGCAAGCGATGGGCACGGTGCTCACGAATAAATACGCCGAAGGCTATCCCGGCAAACGTTACTACGGCGGCTGCGAATACGTCGACATCGCCGAGGACATCGCGCGCAACCGCGCGAAAGAGCTGTTCGGCGCCGAGCATGCGAACGTGCAGCCCCACTCCGGCGCGCAAGCGAACATGGCCGTCTACCTGGCCGCGCTCAAAACCGGCGACACCGTGCTCGGGATGAACCTGGCGCACGGCGGCCACCTCACGCACGGCAGCCCGGTCAACGCGTCCGGCCTGTTCTATAACTTCGTCGCTTATGGCGTCAGCGAAGATACGTTCACGATCGATTACGACGAAGTCCGCAAAGCGGCCTTCAAACATCGCCCGCGCATGATCGTCGCCGGCGCGAGCGCGTACCCGCGCATCATCGATTTCGAAAAAATGGCCCAAATCGCCAACGACGTCGGCGCTCTCCTGTTCGTCGACATGGCGCATATCGCGGGCCTCGTGGCGGCCGGCGAGCATCCGAGCCCGGTTCCGCACGCGCACTTCGTCACGACGACGACGCACAAAACGCTCCGCGGTCCCCGCGGCGGCCTGATCTTGTGCCGCCAGCCGTGGGCGGCGGCGATCGACAAAGCCGTATTCCCGGGCTCCCAAGGCGGACCGTTGATGCACATCATCGCCGCCAAGGCGGTCGCCCTCGGCGAGGCTCTGCAGCCGTCGTTTAAAGACTACGCACGCAACATCGTCTCCAATGCGAAGGTGCTGTCCGAAGCCTTGCTGGCGGAAGGCCTGAACCTGGTATCCGGCGGTACGGACAACCACCTGATGCTGATCGACACCCGCAACCTGAACATCACGGGAAAAGACGCCGAGCATGTCCTCGACTCCGTCGCCATCACGGTCAACAAGAACGCGATCCCGTTCGACCCGACGAGCCCGTTCGTGACGAGCGGCATCCGGATCGGCACGCCGGCCGTCACTTCCCGCGCCATGGGCGCCGAAGCGATGAAGACGATCGCCAAGGTCATCGCCATGACGCTGAAAAACCCGAAGGACGAAGCGACGCTCCGGCAAGCCCGCGATCTCGTTCGCGACCTGACGGCGCAATATCCGCTGTACCCGGGCCTGCAATATTAA
- a CDS encoding TIGR01440 family protein, producing the protein MTTKEQAPIADLVEQALTELAEAGGIGSGKLVVIGTSTSEVQGRRIGTSGAETVAAEIHEGVERARAKIGFAAVWQCCEHLNRALVMERQLAEAMGWTIVSAVPVPKAGGSMASYAYRRMKDPCLVEQVQVHAGLDIGETLIGMHLRVVAVPFRPSVRWIGEARVTAAYSRPKLIGGARAVYELPTETSSSGTCD; encoded by the coding sequence ATGACGACGAAGGAACAAGCGCCGATCGCCGATCTGGTCGAGCAAGCGTTAACCGAGCTGGCGGAAGCCGGCGGCATCGGCTCCGGCAAGCTGGTCGTCATCGGGACCAGCACCAGCGAAGTGCAAGGACGCCGCATCGGCACGTCCGGAGCGGAGACGGTGGCCGCCGAGATCCACGAAGGCGTAGAGCGGGCCCGTGCCAAGATCGGCTTCGCCGCGGTGTGGCAATGCTGCGAGCACCTGAATCGCGCTCTGGTCATGGAACGCCAACTGGCTGAAGCGATGGGCTGGACGATCGTGTCGGCGGTGCCCGTTCCGAAGGCCGGAGGCTCCATGGCCTCGTATGCCTACCGCCGGATGAAAGACCCTTGCCTCGTCGAACAAGTGCAGGTCCATGCGGGCCTCGACATCGGCGAAACGCTGATCGGCATGCACCTGCGTGTCGTCGCCGTACCGTTTCGGCCTTCCGTCCGGTGGATCGGCGAAGCCCGCGTGACGGCCGCCTACAGCCGTCCGAAGCTGATCGGCGGAGCGAGGGCGGTATATGAACTGCCAACCGAGACGTCCTCGAGCGGAACTTGCGATTAA
- the rpiB gene encoding ribose 5-phosphate isomerase B yields the protein MKIAIGADHAGYRLKDVIVPMLKQLGHEVLDVGCDCADSVDYPDYAIPVCDMVVNGEAERGILICGTGIGMSIAANKTPGIRCALVHDLFSAKATREHNDTNVLAMGERVVGPGLAEEIVKVWLDTPFSQGERHLNRIRKVMGLEDKQALHP from the coding sequence ATGAAAATAGCGATTGGTGCCGATCACGCCGGTTACCGTCTGAAAGACGTCATCGTTCCGATGCTGAAGCAGCTGGGCCACGAAGTGCTCGACGTCGGCTGCGACTGCGCGGATTCCGTCGATTATCCGGATTACGCGATTCCCGTTTGCGACATGGTCGTGAACGGCGAAGCGGAGCGGGGGATCCTGATTTGCGGCACGGGGATCGGAATGTCGATCGCGGCCAACAAAACGCCGGGCATCCGCTGCGCGCTCGTGCACGACTTGTTCTCCGCCAAAGCGACCCGCGAGCATAACGACACCAACGTGCTCGCCATGGGCGAACGAGTCGTCGGTCCGGGCCTTGCCGAGGAGATCGTCAAAGTTTGGCTGGACACGCCGTTTTCCCAAGGCGAACGCCATCTGAACCGGATCCGCAAAGTGATGGGGCTCGAAGACAAACAGGCTTTGCATCCTTGA
- a CDS encoding low molecular weight protein arginine phosphatase, translating to MRTILFVCTGNTCRSPMAEAMLRDLAGRAGKAVEVRSAGLGAVDGYPVSPNAAETLRRRKLPVPGPSRALSADQIAWADLILTMTSSHKQAIVRRHPDAADKTYTLKEFALRDGALAADLEEAERLYSEWQIRRALGQNLSEEERRRLEELERRLPDFDIADPFGGPLSFYEKSADEIENAVLRLLDKLEDAEHRKPD from the coding sequence ATGCGCACCATTCTGTTCGTATGCACGGGCAACACCTGCCGGAGTCCGATGGCGGAAGCGATGCTGAGAGATTTGGCGGGCCGCGCCGGGAAGGCGGTCGAAGTCCGTTCGGCCGGCCTGGGAGCCGTGGATGGATATCCCGTTTCCCCCAACGCCGCCGAGACGCTTCGCCGCCGCAAGCTGCCGGTCCCCGGTCCGTCCCGGGCCTTGTCCGCGGATCAAATCGCTTGGGCGGATCTCATTCTCACGATGACGTCGTCTCATAAGCAGGCGATCGTACGGCGCCACCCGGACGCCGCGGATAAAACCTACACGCTGAAGGAGTTCGCGCTTCGGGACGGAGCGTTGGCCGCCGACCTCGAAGAGGCGGAGCGCCTGTACTCCGAATGGCAGATTCGCCGCGCGCTCGGCCAGAATCTCAGCGAAGAGGAGCGCCGCCGTCTCGAGGAGCTGGAACGCCGGCTGCCGGATTTCGACATCGCCGATCCTTTCGGGGGACCGCTCAGCTTCTATGAGAAAAGCGCGGACGAGATCGAAAATGCCGTGCTGCGCCTGCTGGACAAGTTGGAGGACGCGGAACACCGGAAACCGGATTGA
- a CDS encoding manganese efflux pump MntP family protein codes for MLEMSASAGHLIAILLMAIALGMDAFSLGIGIGMKGVRLLDVLKLSSVIALFHILMPLGGMVTGQYVSSLLGGVATSAAGALLLLLGGHMVYSSLRGEQVESIDHRTGWGLIVFSLSVSIDSFSVGVSLGMFSGHLLFTVLMFGLFGGLMSVLGLLLGRKVGRSLGGYGEAFGGVILFAFGLLFLL; via the coding sequence ATGTTGGAGATGTCCGCGTCCGCCGGCCACCTGATCGCCATCCTGCTGATGGCGATCGCCTTGGGCATGGACGCTTTTTCGCTGGGCATCGGCATCGGGATGAAGGGCGTCAGGCTCTTGGACGTGCTCAAGCTAAGCTCCGTCATCGCGCTCTTCCACATCCTGATGCCGCTGGGCGGGATGGTGACGGGACAATACGTGAGCTCGCTGCTCGGAGGCGTGGCGACGTCTGCCGCTGGGGCGTTGCTTCTGCTGCTGGGCGGGCATATGGTGTACAGTTCGCTGCGGGGGGAACAGGTAGAATCGATCGACCATCGCACCGGATGGGGACTGATCGTGTTCTCCTTAAGCGTCAGCATCGATTCATTTTCGGTGGGCGTGTCGCTCGGCATGTTTTCCGGGCATTTGCTGTTCACGGTGTTGATGTTCGGGTTATTCGGAGGGTTGATGAGCGTGCTCGGCCTGCTGCTCGGACGCAAGGTCGGCCGTTCCCTCGGAGGATACGGCGAAGCGTTCGGCGGCGTGATCCTATTTGCGTTCGGGCTGCTTTTTCTGTTATGA
- a CDS encoding L-threonylcarbamoyladenylate synthase, whose translation MTNTKYWPADDESSSGLKEAAAALAAGGVVAFPTETVYGLGADARNTDAVRRIFEAKGRPSDNPLIVHVASEEALDSLAEQVNDLERKLIRAFWPGPLTLVLPAKTVAVSPLVTAGLDTVAVRMPSHETARRLIELSGCPLAAPSANRSGRPSPTAAAHVMEDLDGRIDGVLDGGPTGVGLESTVVRVLDGVIHILRPGGVTAEQLQAAAGPEARVETGGESAAEGAPEAQTAEQPRSPGVKYTHYAPEGEMLLITADNDDALIQAVRETARQARDAGRKVGIIAAGEHAGRYEGAADEILVCGSRQAPETAAQQLYATLRECDRLGLDFIVAEGFPERGIGAALMNRMRKAAGGRVRSVPQP comes from the coding sequence ATGACGAACACGAAATATTGGCCGGCGGACGACGAATCGTCCTCGGGCTTGAAAGAAGCCGCCGCGGCCCTCGCCGCCGGCGGCGTTGTTGCATTCCCGACCGAGACGGTATACGGTCTCGGCGCCGACGCGCGGAACACGGACGCGGTCCGGCGGATTTTCGAGGCCAAGGGCCGCCCGTCCGACAACCCGCTGATCGTGCATGTGGCGTCGGAAGAAGCGCTGGATTCGCTCGCGGAACAGGTCAACGATCTGGAAAGAAAGCTCATTCGCGCTTTCTGGCCCGGACCGCTGACCCTCGTGCTTCCTGCGAAGACCGTCGCCGTGTCCCCGCTCGTCACGGCGGGTCTCGACACCGTAGCGGTGCGCATGCCCTCGCATGAAACGGCCAGACGGCTCATCGAGCTGTCCGGCTGCCCGCTGGCCGCGCCGAGCGCGAACCGGTCCGGTCGCCCGAGCCCGACGGCCGCTGCCCACGTGATGGAAGACCTTGATGGCAGGATCGACGGCGTGCTGGACGGCGGTCCCACGGGGGTGGGGTTGGAGTCCACGGTCGTGCGGGTGCTGGACGGCGTCATTCACATCCTCAGACCGGGCGGCGTCACCGCGGAGCAGCTGCAAGCAGCGGCCGGTCCGGAAGCCCGCGTCGAAACCGGCGGCGAATCGGCGGCCGAAGGCGCTCCGGAAGCGCAAACGGCGGAGCAGCCCCGCTCGCCCGGCGTGAAATACACGCATTACGCCCCCGAAGGCGAAATGCTGCTCATCACGGCAGATAACGACGACGCCCTGATCCAAGCGGTACGCGAAACAGCGCGCCAAGCCCGGGACGCAGGCCGCAAAGTCGGCATCATCGCGGCAGGCGAGCACGCCGGCCGCTACGAGGGAGCAGCGGACGAAATCCTCGTCTGCGGCTCCAGGCAAGCGCCCGAGACGGCGGCGCAGCAGCTTTACGCGACGCTTCGGGAATGCGACAGGCTCGGTCTCGACTTCATCGTCGCCGAAGGGTTTCCCGAGCGGGGAATCGGAGCCGCGCTCATGAACCGCATGCGCAAAGCCGCCGGCGGCCGCGTGAGGTCTGTCCCCCAACCGTAA
- the spoIIR gene encoding stage II sporulation protein R yields the protein MRRQGHHFTFIRTKFAAIFPNLNFQAAAKAVLVCLILVPLLSSTMGAAAQASSSEDEETAIPPDAIRIRILANSDSDFDQKVKRDVRDRVEALILSWGPMPGTHEQARALIASHLNEIQQTADQTLQEWGVDYGAATELAKVPFPEKTFEGRSYPSGNYEALRISLGGAQGANWWCVLFPPLCLTAATKSEEAATAKPAEAQATVGKASTKTPVKTSVRLASAQANANDDAAGKAADADSDADKPKPRFFLWELLQKFGEFLGSIFS from the coding sequence ATGCGACGTCAAGGCCATCATTTTACTTTTATCCGTACGAAGTTTGCTGCCATCTTCCCGAACTTGAATTTCCAGGCTGCGGCGAAAGCCGTCCTTGTATGCTTGATCCTAGTGCCGTTGTTGTCTTCCACTATGGGAGCTGCGGCTCAAGCCTCCTCCTCAGAAGATGAGGAAACCGCGATTCCGCCGGACGCGATCCGCATCCGCATTTTGGCCAATTCCGACTCGGACTTCGATCAGAAGGTGAAGCGCGATGTTCGCGACCGGGTGGAGGCGCTTATTTTGTCTTGGGGACCGATGCCGGGGACCCATGAACAAGCTCGTGCGTTGATCGCCTCCCACTTGAATGAAATTCAGCAAACGGCCGACCAAACGCTGCAAGAGTGGGGCGTGGATTATGGCGCCGCAACGGAGCTGGCTAAGGTGCCTTTTCCGGAAAAAACGTTCGAAGGACGCAGCTACCCATCCGGCAACTATGAAGCGCTGCGGATCTCACTGGGCGGGGCGCAAGGTGCCAACTGGTGGTGCGTGTTGTTTCCTCCGCTGTGCCTGACCGCGGCGACGAAATCGGAAGAAGCCGCTACGGCCAAACCGGCGGAAGCCCAAGCGACGGTCGGCAAAGCATCCACGAAAACACCGGTTAAAACTTCTGTGAGATTAGCTTCCGCACAAGCGAACGCAAACGACGATGCAGCCGGCAAAGCGGCCGATGCCGACAGCGACGCCGACAAACCGAAGCCCCGGTTCTTCCTGTGGGAGCTGCTGCAAAAATTCGGCGAGTTCCTGGGCTCGATTTTCTCGTAA
- the prmC gene encoding peptide chain release factor N(5)-glutamine methyltransferase codes for MSAETRKTLRDAWSQTKARLEQAGVEEAAADAELLLLHLLGKSKAELLRDWREPWPAGAGLDAAWEELLRRRGSGEPVQYVTGEQYFYGRRFEVGPQVLIPRPETELLAEAVLLEADRQWPAGSGAVPRVLDVGTGSGALSVTLAAERPTWRVTASDLSADALGMAKRNAAALLGAEERIRFVQGDLLEPFMAEAGGEPIDVLVSNPPYIASGEMPDLQREVRDFEPHLALDGGDDGLTPYRRMAEQLGRLPQLPQIVAWEVGAGQAEDVAALLREAADWERIRFVVDYAGINRHVIAVR; via the coding sequence TTGAGCGCGGAGACGAGGAAGACGCTGCGGGACGCATGGTCCCAAACGAAAGCGAGATTGGAGCAAGCAGGAGTGGAAGAAGCGGCCGCGGACGCGGAGCTTCTTCTTTTGCATTTGCTCGGCAAGAGCAAGGCCGAGCTGCTCAGGGATTGGCGCGAGCCGTGGCCGGCGGGCGCCGGGTTGGATGCGGCGTGGGAGGAGCTGCTGCGCCGCAGGGGGAGCGGCGAACCCGTGCAGTATGTGACGGGGGAGCAGTATTTTTATGGGCGGCGGTTCGAAGTCGGACCGCAGGTGTTGATTCCGCGGCCGGAGACGGAGCTGCTCGCGGAAGCGGTGCTGCTTGAGGCGGACAGGCAGTGGCCGGCAGGCAGCGGCGCGGTTCCGCGCGTGCTCGACGTCGGGACCGGCAGCGGCGCTCTGTCGGTGACGCTGGCGGCCGAGCGGCCGACGTGGCGGGTGACCGCCAGCGATTTGTCCGCGGACGCGCTGGGGATGGCGAAGCGCAACGCAGCGGCTCTGCTGGGCGCGGAGGAGCGGATCCGGTTCGTGCAGGGAGACCTGCTCGAACCGTTCATGGCGGAAGCGGGAGGGGAGCCGATCGACGTGCTCGTCTCCAACCCGCCGTACATCGCATCCGGCGAAATGCCCGACTTGCAGCGGGAAGTCCGCGATTTCGAGCCGCATCTGGCGCTCGACGGCGGAGATGACGGCTTGACGCCGTACCGCCGGATGGCGGAGCAGCTTGGGCGGCTCCCGCAGCTACCTCAGATCGTCGCCTGGGAAGTCGGCGCCGGCCAAGCGGAGGACGTCGCGGCGCTGCTGCGTGAAGCGGCGGACTGGGAGCGCATCCGCTTCGTCGTCGACTACGCCGGCATCAACCGGCACGTCATCGCCGTGAGGTAA
- the prfA gene encoding peptide chain release factor 1, with the protein MLDRLQALADRYEKLSELLCDPDVVNDSARLRSYAKEQSGLEEAYQGYQEYKTVLEQLAGAKAMLEEKLDDEMREMVKLEIDELDERRAELEDRVRILLLPKDPNDGKNVIVEIRGAAGGEEANLFAADLYRMYAKYADSQGWRTELLEANVSDLGGFKEVIFQVSGSDAYRKMKYESGAHRVQRVPETESGGRIHTSTSTVVVMPEAEELDIEILDKDIRVDTFCSSGAGGQSVNTTKSAVRVMHIPTGIIATCQDGKSQNDNKAKALQVLRARIMDIKMQEEEAKYAGERREKIGTGDRSERIRTYNFPQSRVTDHRIGLTLHRLDSVLNGDMEEIVQTLTLAEQQAVLERENMG; encoded by the coding sequence GTGCTGGACCGTCTGCAAGCTTTGGCGGATCGATACGAAAAGTTGAGCGAGCTGCTGTGCGATCCCGACGTGGTGAACGACTCCGCGCGGCTTCGTTCTTATGCGAAGGAACAATCCGGCCTTGAGGAAGCGTACCAGGGCTATCAGGAATATAAAACGGTGCTGGAGCAATTGGCCGGCGCCAAGGCGATGCTCGAAGAAAAGTTGGACGACGAAATGCGCGAAATGGTTAAGCTGGAGATCGATGAGCTGGATGAGCGGCGCGCGGAGCTGGAAGACCGCGTCCGTATCCTGCTGCTGCCCAAGGATCCCAACGACGGCAAAAACGTCATCGTGGAAATCCGCGGCGCCGCCGGCGGCGAGGAAGCCAACCTGTTCGCGGCGGATCTGTACCGGATGTACGCCAAATACGCGGACAGCCAAGGCTGGCGCACGGAGCTGCTGGAGGCGAACGTCAGCGATCTCGGCGGATTCAAGGAAGTCATTTTCCAAGTATCCGGTTCCGATGCTTACCGCAAAATGAAATACGAGAGCGGGGCGCACCGCGTGCAGCGGGTTCCGGAAACGGAATCCGGCGGGCGCATCCATACTTCCACGTCCACGGTCGTCGTCATGCCGGAGGCGGAGGAACTCGACATCGAAATCCTCGACAAGGATATTCGAGTCGATACGTTCTGCTCCAGCGGCGCCGGCGGACAGTCCGTCAACACGACGAAGTCGGCCGTGCGCGTGATGCACATCCCGACCGGCATTATAGCGACGTGCCAGGACGGCAAATCGCAGAACGATAACAAGGCCAAAGCGCTGCAAGTGCTGCGCGCCCGCATCATGGACATCAAGATGCAAGAAGAGGAAGCCAAGTACGCGGGCGAACGCCGCGAGAAGATCGGAACCGGCGACCGGTCCGAACGGATCCGGACGTACAATTTCCCGCAAAGCCGGGTAACCGACCATCGGATCGGGCTGACGCTTCACCGGCTCGATTCCGTGCTGAACGGCGACATGGAAGAAATCGTGCAGACGCTGACGCTCGCCGAGCAGCAAGCGGTGCTCGAACGCGAGAACATGGGCTGA
- a CDS encoding GNAT family N-acetyltransferase, which produces MSELNIREVAPGDPELAYLIGKLDEDLRARYPHETIYGVDFGDPKVRKMTFVVARADGQPVGCGGIRPLDGSQAELKRFFVDLAYRGSGIAKEMLDALENAARRRGFADLLLETGVRQPEAIRFYEKNGYHRIEPFGEYAGDELSVCYRKTL; this is translated from the coding sequence GTGTCGGAACTGAACATTCGGGAAGTGGCGCCGGGCGACCCGGAATTGGCCTATCTCATCGGTAAGTTGGACGAGGACTTACGGGCCAGATATCCGCATGAAACGATTTACGGCGTGGACTTTGGCGATCCGAAGGTCCGCAAAATGACGTTCGTCGTCGCCCGCGCGGACGGCCAACCCGTGGGCTGCGGCGGCATTCGTCCGTTGGACGGTTCACAGGCGGAGCTCAAACGGTTTTTCGTGGATTTGGCCTACCGGGGGAGCGGCATCGCCAAGGAGATGCTGGACGCGCTCGAAAACGCCGCCCGCCGCCGCGGCTTCGCCGACCTGCTGCTGGAAACCGGCGTTAGGCAGCCGGAGGCGATCCGATTCTATGAGAAAAACGGCTACCATCGCATCGAGCCGTTCGGGGAGTACGCAGGTGACGAGCTGAGCGTCTGCTACCGGAAAACCTTATGA
- a CDS encoding helix-turn-helix transcriptional regulator: protein MKLDRLLAITMLLLNRKRVSAKELSDRFEVSLRTIYRDVETIQFAGIPVVSYAGTSGGYEIADRYRLDRQVLSFEELGSIVIALRGIRSTLEDREIEPLLDKVGAMLGKSEHERLGETSEHLSIDINPWSRGQEDKEKLAGLRDAIRDRRIISFAYVSGDGDQTTRSCEPMKLVLKGYVWYLYGYCLLREDFRIFRLSRIRELAVTGPSFVRRELPPSGDYLRWEHRIHGNMIDLVLHFGPRSRAKAVDAFGADAIEDLPDGSFLVRASRPDEPWLYGHLLGFGADVKVLEPREAAETMRKKAEEILNLYADR, encoded by the coding sequence ATGAAGCTCGACCGCCTGCTCGCCATTACGATGCTGCTGCTCAACCGCAAGCGTGTCAGCGCCAAAGAACTGTCGGACCGCTTCGAGGTTTCCCTGCGAACGATTTACCGCGACGTGGAAACGATCCAATTCGCCGGCATCCCCGTCGTGTCCTATGCCGGCACCTCCGGCGGGTACGAAATCGCGGACCGATACCGGCTCGACCGTCAGGTTCTCTCGTTCGAGGAACTGGGCTCGATCGTCATCGCCCTGCGCGGCATCCGCTCGACGCTGGAAGACCGGGAAATCGAGCCCTTGCTCGACAAGGTCGGCGCGATGCTGGGCAAGTCCGAGCACGAACGGCTGGGGGAAACGTCGGAGCATCTCTCAATCGACATCAACCCTTGGAGCCGGGGACAAGAGGATAAAGAGAAGCTGGCCGGCCTGCGGGATGCGATTCGAGACCGTCGAATCATCTCTTTCGCTTACGTCAGCGGAGACGGCGACCAAACCACACGGTCCTGCGAGCCGATGAAGCTGGTGCTTAAAGGCTACGTCTGGTATTTGTACGGCTATTGTTTATTGCGCGAGGATTTCCGGATTTTCCGGCTGTCGAGAATCCGGGAGCTGGCGGTCACGGGTCCCTCTTTCGTGAGAAGGGAGCTGCCGCCGAGCGGGGACTATCTCAGATGGGAGCACCGGATCCACGGCAACATGATCGATCTGGTGCTGCATTTCGGGCCGAGGTCACGGGCTAAGGCGGTGGACGCTTTCGGGGCGGACGCCATCGAGGATTTGCCGGACGGCTCCTTTCTCGTGCGGGCATCACGTCCGGACGAGCCGTGGCTGTACGGTCACCTGCTCGGTTTCGGAGCTGACGTGAAGGTGTTGGAGCCGCGGGAAGCGGCCGAGACGATGCGGAAGAAAGCCGAAGAAATTTTGAACCTGTACGCGGATCGCTGA
- a CDS encoding DinB family protein codes for MFHTIEEFMKEWNHESASTKKLFAALTDEALNQQVGAGRRTIGRLASHLIVSPHEMLTRTGLHFEAPFGYDHVPASAAEIVEAYRIAEQSMREAIRTQWTDENLRDVHDMYGEQWSNAVTLRVVIQHEVHHRAQMTVLMRQAGLKIPGMYGPVYEEWEEFGMKPPVV; via the coding sequence ATGTTTCACACGATCGAAGAATTCATGAAAGAGTGGAACCACGAGTCCGCATCCACCAAAAAACTTTTCGCCGCCCTGACGGACGAAGCCCTGAACCAGCAGGTCGGCGCGGGGCGCCGGACGATCGGTCGTCTCGCTTCCCACTTGATCGTATCCCCTCACGAGATGCTGACCCGGACGGGCCTTCATTTCGAAGCCCCATTCGGCTACGACCATGTTCCCGCCTCCGCTGCCGAGATCGTCGAGGCATACCGGATCGCCGAACAATCCATGCGGGAAGCGATCCGGACTCAATGGACCGACGAAAATCTAAGGGATGTCCACGACATGTACGGCGAGCAATGGTCGAATGCCGTGACGCTGAGAGTCGTCATCCAGCACGAGGTCCATCACCGCGCCCAAATGACCGTGCTGATGCGGCAAGCCGGCCTCAAGATCCCGGGCATGTACGGTCCCGTATACGAGGAATGGGAAGAATTCGGCATGAAGCCGCCCGTCGTTTGA
- a CDS encoding stalk domain-containing protein: protein MRKRIRTVLVLTAAGLLTVTAAAGASGLTSKVSGLLRKDVMVVVGGLDSGMVPVFIDGKAYLPAREVAQKFGYKITWVEEHKVVLLEDESTFFKDNGVITSVEQEGDGRVRFDFLGRSPNDANRRMIFHANAKSSVITDEEGRPAGLDALKPGVHVAVDYGPFVSASLPGSAFAQNIVVGTQRLIREDKLGDIRITDEGTSLILGTGEGNEFHTDLVLNAGKESTVISSKGDPLSWTDLKKGMRIRAYYGPAVSKSIPPQAPIDTIVVLDDVAPGK from the coding sequence ATGAGGAAAAGGATTCGAACGGTACTGGTGCTGACCGCGGCGGGACTGCTCACCGTGACGGCTGCCGCCGGCGCTTCTGGCTTGACCTCGAAAGTGAGCGGGCTTCTGCGCAAGGACGTGATGGTCGTCGTGGGCGGACTCGACTCGGGCATGGTACCCGTATTCATCGATGGCAAAGCTTACCTGCCGGCGCGGGAGGTTGCGCAGAAGTTCGGGTATAAAATCACTTGGGTTGAGGAACACAAGGTGGTGCTGCTGGAGGATGAATCCACATTTTTTAAGGACAACGGCGTTATCACGAGCGTAGAGCAAGAAGGAGACGGCAGGGTGAGGTTCGATTTCCTCGGGCGGTCGCCAAACGATGCCAACAGGCGGATGATATTCCATGCGAACGCTAAATCATCCGTTATCACGGATGAAGAGGGCCGTCCGGCCGGATTGGATGCGCTCAAGCCCGGCGTTCACGTCGCGGTCGATTACGGACCTTTCGTGTCGGCTAGCCTGCCAGGAAGCGCATTCGCGCAGAATATCGTCGTGGGAACGCAAAGGCTTATCCGCGAAGACAAGCTCGGCGATATTCGGATTACCGACGAAGGGACTTCTCTTATTCTCGGCACCGGAGAAGGCAATGAGTTCCATACCGATCTCGTCCTGAACGCCGGCAAAGAATCCACGGTCATCTCCTCGAAAGGCGACCCGCTCTCTTGGACCGATCTCAAGAAAGGCATGCGGATCCGGGCGTATTACGGGCCGGCCGTCTCGAAGAGCATCCCGCCGCAAGCCCCGATCGACACGATCGTCGTGTTGGACGACGTCGCTCCCGGCAAATAA